The Oncorhynchus tshawytscha isolate Ot180627B linkage group LG32, Otsh_v2.0, whole genome shotgun sequence genome includes a region encoding these proteins:
- the LOC112230110 gene encoding neuronal vesicle trafficking-associated protein 1, with translation MVKLGSNLADKLDKEQSMDDGFDNIPLITPLEVNQLQQPYLDKVIVKTTTEYQLQQKKKKKLYVPGIKKLNIKLYNEVSEKVKLTGLILITLGFLACLVLLIMYKALWYDQLTCPEGFVLKHKHCTPAAVLEPWYYTEQQQQEDPGVPPRSSSLYTALGHLNQAKRTATGGIIPELPPSPWFPVINALKQVERAKEEASRSKE, from the exons atgGTGAAGCTGGGCAGTAACCTGGCTGATAAGCTGGATAAAGAACAGTCTATGGATGATGGCTTTGATAACAtccctctcatcacccctctGGAGGTGAACCAGCTGCAACAGCCATACTTAGACAAG GTAATCGTGAAGACCACAACAGAGTATCAGCTGCagcagaagaaaaagaagaagctgTACGTGCCGGGAATCAAGAAGCTGAATATAAAACTGTACAACGAGGTATCAGAGAAGGTCAAG ctcACAGGTTTGATCCTCATCACCCTTGGGTTCCTGGCTTGTCTTGTCCTGCTGATCATGTACAAGGCTCTGTGGTACGATCAACTTACCTGCCCAGAGGGCTTCGTTCTCAAG CACAAGCACTGCACCCCAGCAGCGGTCCTGGAGCCCTGGTACTacacagagcagcagcagcaggaggaccCAGGCGTGCCCCCCCGCTCCAGCAGTCTCTACACCGCCCTGGGTCACCTCAACCAGGCCAAGAGGACCGCCACCGGCGGCATCATCCCCGAGCTGCCCCCGTCACCATGGTTCCCCGTCATCAACGCCCTGAAGCAAGTCGAGAGGGCCAAAGAGGAGGCGAGTCGTTCGaaggagtga